In Mycolicibacter virginiensis, the DNA window AGCGGCCGGTCGAGGACGGACGATGAGTAGCGTCGGACCGGCCTGGCTGTTCTGCCCGGCGGATCGCCCCGAGCGATACGGCAAAGCGGCCGCGGTCGCCGACGTGGTGATCCTGGACTTGGAAGACGGTGTGGCCGCAGCGGATCGGCCGGCCGCCCGCGAAGCGCTGCGCAGCACCCCCCTCGATCCGGAGCGGACCGTGGTGCGAGTGAACCCCGCCGGCACCGAGGACCAGGCCCGTGACCTGGAGGCCCTGGCCGACACCGCCTACACGACGGTGATGCTGGCCAAGACCGAATCGGCCGCCCAGGTCGCCGCGCTGGCACCTCGGCAGGTGGTGGCCTTGATCGAGACCCCACGCGGCGCGGTGTTCTGCGCGGATATCGCCGCCGCGGAGCAATGCGTGGCGATGATGTGGGGCGCCGAAGATCTGGTCGCGGCCATGGGCGGAGGCTCCAGTCGGCACGCCGATGGCCGGTATCGCGATGTGGCCCGCCACGTGCGCTCAAGTGTGTTGTTGGCGGCATCGACGTTCGGTCGGGCCGCGCTAGACGCCGTCTACCTCAACATCGGCGACCTCGAAGGGCTCAAAGCCGAAGCACTCGATGGCGCCGCGGTCGGATTCGCTGCTACGGTGTGCATCCACCCGAGCCAGATCGCGGTGGTCCGCGACGCCTATCGGCCCGCCCCGGAGCGGGTTGACTGGGCGCGCAGGGTGCTCGCCGCGGCGCAGACCGAGCGTGGGGTGTTCGCGTTCGAAGGACAGATGGTCGACTCCCCGGTGCTGCGGCACGCCGAAGCCATCCTGCGACGAGCGGATTGACGCACCAGGAGGACTGACAGCGCATGCGCATCACCCAGATCATCGAGACACCGGTGCGCTTGCGCGGCGAGGTCGCCAACGCCTTGGTGGATTTCTCCCGGCACACGGTGTCACTGGTCGCGGTGATCAGCGATCAGATGCGCGACGGGAAACCGGTGACCGGGGTCGCGTTCAACTCGATCGGCCGTTTCGCCCAGAGCGGCATCCTGGCCGACCGGATGATCCCGCGAGTGCTGAGCGCGAAGCCGGAGTCGCTGCTTGACGACGCCGGCCGGATCGACCCCGCGCGGGTACTGGGCGCTGCGCTGGCCGACGAGAAGCCCGGCGGGCACGGCGACCGGGCCGGTGCGGCAGCAGCATTGGAGCTGGCGTGCTGGGACCTCAATGCCAAACTCGCCGACGAGCCCGCCTACCGCACCATCGCTGAGTACTTCGGCCGCGACACCGTTCCCGCGGCTGTCCCGGTGTATGCCGCCGGCGGCTATTACTACCCGGGCGATGATTCGGACGCCGGCCTGGACCGGCTGCGCAGCGAGATCC includes these proteins:
- a CDS encoding HpcH/HpaI aldolase/citrate lyase family protein, which produces MSSVGPAWLFCPADRPERYGKAAAVADVVILDLEDGVAAADRPAAREALRSTPLDPERTVVRVNPAGTEDQARDLEALADTAYTTVMLAKTESAAQVAALAPRQVVALIETPRGAVFCADIAAAEQCVAMMWGAEDLVAAMGGGSSRHADGRYRDVARHVRSSVLLAASTFGRAALDAVYLNIGDLEGLKAEALDGAAVGFAATVCIHPSQIAVVRDAYRPAPERVDWARRVLAAAQTERGVFAFEGQMVDSPVLRHAEAILRRAD